From candidate division TA06 bacterium, one genomic window encodes:
- a CDS encoding type Z 30S ribosomal protein S14 produces MAKKSLIAKQKRKPKFKARKYNRCQRCGRARAYYRQFGLCRICFRELALAGQIPGVRKASW; encoded by the coding sequence TTGGCTAAGAAGTCCCTAATTGCAAAGCAGAAGAGGAAGCCGAAATTCAAGGCACGCAAGTACAATAGGTGCCAGCGTTGTGGGAGAGCAAGGGCCTATTATAGGCAGTTCGGGCTGTGCAGAATATGTTTCAGAGAGCTGGCCCTTGCTGGGCAAATACCCGGGGTCAGGAAAGCATCATGGTAG
- the rplE gene encoding 50S ribosomal protein L5, with the protein MPRLLDDYKERIVPSLMRKSGFTNVFQVPRLEKIVVSVGLGEATQDPKIIDIAMEDLSVITGQRPLVTRAKKSVSNFKLRAGTPIGIKVTLRGARMYEFMDRLVNVAIPRIRDFRGLSVDSFDGRGNYSFGVEEQVMFPEIKYDRVKRVMGMNITIVTSAQTDEVAFEFLSDMGVPFKRAMESLKPEASSKT; encoded by the coding sequence ATGCCGAGGCTTCTTGACGATTACAAGGAAAGGATTGTCCCTTCGCTGATGAGGAAATCTGGATTCACAAACGTCTTCCAGGTTCCCAGGCTGGAGAAGATAGTGGTGAGTGTGGGACTTGGAGAGGCTACACAGGATCCAAAGATTATTGACATTGCTATGGAGGATCTTTCTGTAATCACGGGCCAGAGGCCGCTTGTGACCAGAGCGAAGAAGTCAGTATCGAACTTCAAGCTCAGGGCCGGGACTCCGATTGGGATCAAGGTCACCCTCAGAGGAGCCAGGATGTATGAGTTTATGGATAGATTGGTCAATGTGGCAATACCAAGAATCAGAGATTTCAGAGGTCTTTCTGTGGACTCATTCGATGGAAGGGGCAACTACTCCTTCGGGGTGGAGGAACAAGTCATGTTCCCCGAGATCAAGTATGACCGTGTAAAAAGGGTTATGGGCATGAACATAACGATAGTCACCTCTGCCCAGACTGATGAAGTGGCATTTGAATTCTTAAGTGATATGGGAGTCCCGTTCAAAAGGGCTATGGAAAGCTTGAAGCCTGAGGCTTCATCAAAGACATGA
- a CDS encoding 50S ribosomal protein L24 yields the protein MLRRLCRLSTRIRKDDLVVVLTGNDGGKRGRILKVFPDKSTAIVQGINFRKKHTRPTKMRQQGGILEKEGQIQLSNLKVVCPKCGQPARTSTTLSADGRRERICKKCGEMI from the coding sequence TTGCTTCGGAGGTTGTGTAGGTTGTCTACAAGGATAAGAAAAGATGACTTGGTCGTTGTGCTTACAGGAAACGATGGTGGAAAACGGGGCCGGATCCTGAAGGTTTTCCCAGACAAGAGCACTGCCATCGTACAGGGCATAAACTTTCGCAAGAAACATACCAGGCCGACCAAGATGCGCCAGCAAGGCGGTATTCTTGAAAAGGAAGGGCAGATACAGCTTTCCAACCTGAAAGTGGTGTGTCCGAAATGCGGACAGCCTGCGAGGACTTCGACCACCCTGTCAGCTGACGGCAGGAGGGAGCGTATCTGCAAGAAATGCGGCGAAATGATCTAG
- the rplN gene encoding 50S ribosomal protein L14, producing the protein MIQEYTRLAVADNSGARVGMCVKVLGGTRRRYARLGDVVVISVKDAMPGSQIKKGSIHRAVIVRTKKAHRRMDGSYVRFDENAAVLIDELKEPKGTRIFGPVARELRERHFMKIISLASEVV; encoded by the coding sequence ATGATTCAGGAGTATACAAGGCTGGCAGTAGCGGATAACTCAGGCGCAAGAGTAGGCATGTGTGTGAAGGTTCTGGGGGGCACGCGCAGAAGGTATGCTCGGCTGGGAGACGTGGTGGTTATATCAGTCAAGGATGCTATGCCGGGTAGCCAGATAAAGAAAGGGAGTATACACAGGGCCGTCATCGTGAGGACCAAGAAGGCACACAGAAGGATGGATGGGTCATATGTGAGATTTGACGAGAACGCAGCGGTTCTGATAGACGAGTTGAAGGAGCCGAAGGGGACGAGAATATTCGGCCCGGTGGCACGGGAACTCCGGGAAAGGCATTTCATGAAGATCATATCTCTTGCTTCGGAGGTTGTGTAG
- the rpsQ gene encoding 30S ribosomal protein S17, which yields MERGKRRAKQGRVVSDKMDKTVVVLVERRVPHKLYRKIVTKRSKFVVHDPESRCQLGDMVQIVETRPLSKTKRWRVTKVVRKAE from the coding sequence GTGGAAAGAGGTAAAAGAAGAGCGAAACAGGGAAGAGTGGTCAGCGACAAGATGGACAAGACTGTGGTGGTTCTTGTGGAGAGGAGAGTGCCCCACAAGCTGTACCGGAAAATAGTCACCAAGCGGAGCAAGTTCGTAGTTCACGACCCGGAAAGCCGCTGTCAGTTGGGTGATATGGTCCAGATCGTCGAGACGAGGCCTCTGAGCAAGACCAAGAGGTGGCGAGTTACTAAAGTCGTTCGAAAGGCCGAATAG
- the rpmC gene encoding 50S ribosomal protein L29: MRDIEKLREMTPEELNTKLHELGEEFFSLRFRNKSPGIPNPLKLRQLRREIARVKTIMREGESGIRSSRTGEGEDEGGKR, from the coding sequence ATGAGAGATATCGAGAAGCTGAGAGAGATGACCCCTGAAGAGCTGAATACGAAGCTCCACGAGCTGGGGGAGGAATTCTTCAGTCTGAGATTCAGAAACAAGTCGCCGGGGATACCAAACCCCCTCAAGCTCAGGCAACTGAGGCGTGAGATAGCGAGAGTGAAGACAATCATGAGAGAGGGCGAATCAGGAATACGTTCCTCCAGAACTGGCGAGGGAGAAGACGAAGGTGGAAAGAGGTAA